GGACACGCGCCCAGCCGGCCGCGCCGCCTGTCAGAGTCCTATGGCCTCGTATTTCGGTAGTGAAACAGTGTTAGGTCCTAGCTGACGCTCCGGGgcgccccggcggggccgggagcggccgcAGTGCAGGGGGCGCGGGGAcggccccggcggggcgggTGGGGTCGGGAAGGAGGAGCGGCGCCCACAGCGCCCAGCCCTCGGCTCGCGGGGGGGAAAAACCTATGAAGAGGCCAGAGCTGGGGTTCAGAGGGAGCAACTCTGCGTATAATCTTGAGAAAGGGCCGCAGCCGACCTACGGGGCCTGACCCGACGGGCCGGACCAGGCCCATCCCCTTGGGGCAGCTGCCGGGGCTCGCCGTGTGCCGCGCCGGAGCTGCTCGCCAGGCGTGGGGGGCACCCGCCCCGGGGCGTCCGCCGGGCCCCTGCTCGGCCGTCGTTTGGTCCAGCATCCAGGGATCGCCCTGTTTTCAAAAGCTTGCGAGAGACAGAGAGGGGGcgagagagagggagagagagagagacagagaggcgTTAGTCCGAGCAGCCCCTCCCCGCGGAAGGGTCCCCGCCGAGCGGCAGCGCTAGCCCGAGCAAAAAGACCCCAGAGAGCCAAGAGGCACTGAGGTACTGCCGGCGGAGCAGCTgccgccgcctccgcccgcCCCCGCGCTGGACGGGCTCCCGGAGCAGAGCCCGGACCGCCCAAAGCTTCCCTGGAAACCCAGGGTCTGCACCAGCGCTGCCGAGAGTATGGAACAAGGCCAATCCTCCACGCCTGGGCTTGGGGCCAGCACCTGGGGATGAAGATGGCGATGAGTGGCCCAACATGAAGGGGATGGGTCTGTGCTAtgcctttcccagcctggaggCTGGGAGTATGGCaaggcagggctcagcaggTGCTTGGGGGACATTGGTGCTGCTGGAACCTTAGAGGTGGCATGGTGGAGGGGACTTGTGTGCAGATGTGCCCTGTACACTCACTGTTATACTCAGAGTCTGGTGCCGCATGCTGAATTCATTGGCTTCTTCATAGGTTTTTCCACTGCAACGACTCAAATCTCCACTCACTTCCCAAACTCCTGCAgtggaagggaggaggagggcatcaagcacagctggggcagggagccCACAGCACAGTGCCTGGTGCTGGCTGCACTCACCTTGTGCCGTTCTCTCACCAGAACGAAGTGAACTTCTTGCCGAAAGCTGACACCGCTGCGGGGAATCCAGGACAGGTGTCAGTATGGTGTAGTGACCCTGGCCCTCCACTTCCCTGGGCCCCAAACTGTGGGAGCACTGCATCCCACTGGCTGCACCCAACCATCCCCGAAGTGCTCGACTCCATCTCAGTGCAGAACAGCaccacagccctgtccccatcccgggaGCAGCTCTCACCTTCAGTCAGTTTGCCTGCTTGTTCCGCTGCCCCCCCTGGCAGGATTTTGGAGAAGACGCTCTCTCCTTCCCCGCCAGGCTGCCCTGTGGCCATGCCCGCGGGACCACGTGGCCCGGCTGCCCTTGGACCAGCCTTGCTGTCTGCTGTGGGACAAACAAAGCCACTGTTAGCAGGGGACAGGCTCAGCCgagttttggggtgccaggCAGCTGGCATGAGGTGGGACAAATGGCACAGTGCCACTGGGGCTCACTgacctgctgctcccaggggctgtgctgacggtgctctccccggctgctgtGGCACTTTTGCTGCAGGTTTGGATGTGTCCGTCGGCTCCACTTTTGTCTGGAAATGGGAAAACAGCTTTCAGGGCTCACCCTCCCAATAGAGCGTCTACCGGGGGTGGCCAGGCTGAAACCCCAAACACTGCTCCACAACCCCAGAAAAGGCAGCAAGGGATCCAGGACATAGTGATGTCCCCTCCTGGGTCCACTCAAGGGGGTGGAAGCTTCCACAGCACCTATGGGTGTCTGTATTGGGCGTGTGAGTGGGATACACTTTACTCCATGGCTCCCATTGCCAACACTTCCCCTGCCAGCCACTGGCCACAGCCAGCTGTGTCGATTCCAGGCAAAGCTGTGGGGTCAGGATGCAGCCTGGCCATCTAAGCCTGTACTTACCGCCGGTGCTGGGTGTCCACCCGGCTGTGCATGGAGTGTGGCTGGtgccttccctgctgcctgggccggccctggctgctgctgcggtGGCCGGGATGAGGGGGgtccctgtgtcctgccccTGGTGTCAGGCTGTGCCGAGCTTGCTGGCTGGGCAGCCTGGCGTGCTGCCGGCTGCTGCCGCGCTGCcggctgccctgcctgctgctgcctggccgccggctgctgtgggtgagTGAGGGGTTCCGGCTTCGGCGCTGGCGTGGCCGACCCATGCGGCTGGGAAGGTTTCTGTGCCTTGGGGGTCTCAGTGCCATGGTGGTGAGCAGCGGGGCGGGATGACGGGGCGTAATCAGCGGAGCTGGGGCCGTAAGGTGCGCGGGACTCCGGCTGCTGCGCCTTCTTGGGGCCGGCTGAAGGCCCATGGCCACGGGGCTCATGGCGGCCAGATTCTCGTGGGTGCTGCTTTGAGGAGCGGCGTGGGGGCTCGTCGCTGGCATGCCGGGAGGAGCCAGCATGGCGATCATACTCCCTGTGGTGCCGGTGCTCGCGGTGTTGGGGGTAGTCGTCGTGCTGCCACGGGTCTTCATCGGGGGGCTCGTCATAATCGTGGTACGTGTGCTTAACTGGGGGTCTCTTCTGTGAGGAAGAGTGGCCACCGTAGTGCCTGACCCTCTCTGCCCGCGCCTCCCTGGGCTTATCAAACCAGTCTGTCTCCTCCTGACCCAAATGATAGGCTTCggaaaccaaaaacaaaccacagtcAATCTCTCGCTCGAGGCTGCGCGGGTGGAAGCCATGCAATGAAGTGGGAGGGACAAGCAGCGGGCACGCGCGCAGGGGACAGCACAGTGCCGGTGGGGACGGGACGCGGCACAGCAGGGCACCGTGCAGGACTGGCTAACACCGAacacccagggcagggggaggaaggCACGTGTCAAGCAAACTGAGGCGGTGAGAGTGTCTCTGCGTATGAGCGGACAGGCATGCCCCGGGGAAGTGCCATGCTCTGGGGTGGTCACCACGGGGAGTTGTTACCTTCGCTGTCCGAGACAACGCAATGGGCATCATCCATGCCGTAGCCCTCCTCGTGCTTGTACGAGTGACTCCTTGGCACGTCTTTGATGTGCTTTTGCACATCAGGCAACGAGTGGCTGGAGCAGAACTGGGAGCAGGGGTCCCCCGCTGACTGGGGGCCCGGCCCTCCTGCAGTGCGCGACCCCCCCACTGACTTCCCCATAGGGCTGACAGGGCTCTCCTCCTCTGAGGGCTGCGAGCGCATGGGCGCCCGCCCACGGCTCTGGCTCATGCTGAGGGATGAGGGCTTGGAGCTGACTTTCTGGGAGCGCTCCATGCTCTCCCGCTCATAGGACTTGCTCCGGCCGCCCATTTCCCGGCTGGAGGACTTTTCCACCCCATAGCCAGAGGAGCGGGTTCTGCTGCTGGAAGAGTAGACCCGCTCCTCCTCGTCCACCAGATCCCGGCTGGAGACACCGTAGTACTTTTGCTGCTCATAGACGTTCTTCTTCAGGCCATAGGTAATCTCATCCTGCAGTTTCTTGGCCCTGGAGGCCACATTGCTGCTGCCAATTGAGGTGGTTGTTGAGTAGGAGGCCAGGTCTGACTCTACATCTTTGGCTTCTTCAATGGGGGAGAACTTGGAGATCTTCTGCTCCATGCCCTGCTTCCTGTGCTTGCTGCGCTTGGAGGAGATGACAGCAGGTGCCAGGTTCTTGGATGAATGCTTCGGTAGTGGCgtgccagagctgtgcttgTCCATCCGTGAAGAGTGCCGGTACTCACTGTCCCCATAGTAGTAGCTCGAGCTGGTGGAGCTCCCTGACACCCTGCCATTGCTTTCTGTGCCCCGGTAGTAGCTGTTCTTCCCACGATGGTCGGGGCCATGGTGATCATAGATGTCCTCCTCAGACTCCTCCTCAGCTTTGGTGTAGCAGCAGGGACGGCTGGAGCCCTCGGTGTCCCCTAGATCactcttctctctgctgtggCGGCTATCGGTGCTTGTGCCCACTGGCTCTGCTTTCTGCCCATCCACTGCTGGACTCTCCTTGGTGAGCTCGCTGATGTCCTCGATCATCACATAGTTACGGGGGATGTTCTGCTCCAGACTGGTGTAGAGGGACTCAGAAGAGTAGCTGGCTGAGGGGCCCGGTGCCGTGCTGGTTCTCTCAGCCGGCCGGGTCTCAGGTGCCTTGTACTGCTCATAGCCACTGCTCGCTGGTGCAGTGCTGAGGGTGACATCAGGCACGGCAGAGGAGCTGGTGGCCGCACTGATGACCTCGTAGTTGGTGGGGATCttctgttctaggtcagccaGAGAGGTTTGCCGTGGCTTCTGGTGCCCACCAGCTATGTCTGCTGGGCTCTGGTAGAGGGTGGGCTGTGCCGCCGGCACGGCGGCTGCCCCAGCGAAGGCGCTCGGGGCTTGGtaggggttttggggctggaagcctggctgggctggcgTGCCCAGCTCTGGGTATGCGGCGCCGGGGGCCGAGAAGCCACCAGGCGAGGTGAAGGTGGGCAGTGGAGCTGCCGGCAAGCCATCCTGTGAGGTGCTGGCTGTGGGGTACTGGGGGTGCTGGAGGCGTGGTGGTGGGAAGGCGGTGGGGCCCTGCGGGGCAGGGTACGGGTAGGCGCCATAGGAGGCAGCGgctgcggcagcggcggcggcagcggcggcggcgttGTAGTCGGGGTACTGCCCGGCGGGGCGCAGGCCCGCGCTGTCGTAGGCGGCGAGGCGCAGGCTGTGCAGCTCGCTGTCTGACAGGTAGTCGCGGCGATCCCCGGGGTAGCGCAGGTAGGGGTGGTCCCGCCCACCAACCCGATCCTTCAGCAGCGACTCCTTGCGCTGAGTGATGCCCAGCTCCAGGTACTTCAGCTTTGCATCgatttccttctcctcctcgtCCAGCTCCGCCTGCTTCTTCCGCAGCTTGGTGGCCTCATGTTCCACCAGCCTCAGGTCGCGGTCCAGCTCCTTCAGCAGGCTGGCCTTGGTGACAGGCGCGGTGGCCTTAGGAGCCAGGCTGCTCAGGTAGAGCTGGGAGGCGGCTGGGCTCGCCAGGGGGACGTGGGGCTCCTCAGGTGGTGGGCTGGGCAGTGTCCGCTTCACCTTGCGTGCCAGCGAGCTTGACTGCAGCCCCCCCACCTGCAAAGCCAAGGGACATCTGGTCAGGGGGGCAGGTGGGTGTCCCCCCCCCACGTCCCACCCCAAGCGCTGCAGTGGTCCTCCCGTGCCCTAGGGGCTGGGGTGAGGCATCCTGCTGTGCACGTGTTCCCCCATGCACTGAGAAAGCGGCGTTTATGTAAAAGCGCAATAAATAGGATGGAAGTAACAGGCAGGGCGCTTTCCGTGAGTAATTACCAGGGGTGGCAGCCAGCCAAGTGCTGAGCTGGCCACGTGCATACCCTCTGCTGCAAAAAATGCTTTCTGTCCATGGGCACTTAGCAGAGAGACTTGGAGGACTGCCGGTGGGTACTGCTGCCCCAGGAATTGCCCCGGGACTTCTTGGCTGGGCACTTGACTGTTCAAGGCAACCTTGGTGTGTGGGGGCAAAGGTGTGAGCAAGAGCCACCACAAACCTAAGTGGAGCCGCGCATGGTGGTGGCTCCTCGAGAGAGAAGGGGGACCCGTCTGGAGCAGGGGACAGCCCTGATGCTGCCAACCCACagcatctcctgcctgctgaCAGGCTCATGCAGCCAATGGACCTCCAGGGcctccctccagctgctggtACTGCCTTGCACGTCTGTGCCTGCTGGCTTCCATCAGCTGCCGCGGGGACCAGccctttgaaatattaattGCCACAGCACTAATGAAACCGCAGTGTCCTGAGGTGCCTCCTGGGGCTGTTCCCTGGGGGTAACGCTGTTCCCTGTGTGACGTACCTGTGAGCTGGGGAGCAGCGGGTGTTGGTAGAGCGAGAACCTGTCCTTGCCGGCCTCCTCAGAGGTGGGGCTGATGGGCTTGGGGTCAGACAGGGAGCGCTGCATGGTCTTGATGGGGCGCGGCAGCGTCTGCTGGCGCTGGGCTAAGTCGGTGGTGAAGTGCTTCTGTGGGGGGACGTGGGCCTTGTTCAGCCGCTCGCTGGTGGCAAAGGAGGACTCCAGGAGGCGATGGGGGGACAAGGGAGAGACGGGTGAGTAGAGGACCTGGGGAGAGCGGGGTGGCTGGCGGGTTACCAGCTGGGAGAGGGATTCGGCCGGCAGATGGGATTGGTAACCAATTTCCAGGGGATCTGGCTTCTTCTTCTCAAACTTGCCCAGGGTCTGCTGCCGGACAGTGTGGGGGTCCAGAGGGCCTGTGCTCACTATTTGGAGGTTGGTGGAGTAGGGTGGGATGGTGGTGGGCACCGTCAGCTGGGGGACCACAACGCCAGGTTGGGGAGCTGGCTCTGGCTCTGTCTGGCAGGCCAGGCTTTCACCACGCTGCGTCTTCTCTGGGGCTGAGATGTACTTCACGATCTCCACTCGGGGGTCATGGGTGGTGATGTGAATGGAGGGGGACACACGGAGGAGCTGGTCGGGCTCTGTCTGCACTGAGCAGTCGCTGATGGTCTGGATACCCACGCTGGCTGTGCGGGTTGCCCCGTCCGTCTTGCCCTCGGTGCTGGCCTCAGCGTGCCGTGAGGCCCTGGAGCGCCGGCGGCGCACGGGCTGCTCCCACTCCCCGCTGTCCTCCTCGTCCGTCTGCACACTGCAGTCAGCGCTGCGCCGTGTCCGCCGCCGCCGCGACAGCATGAACCGCTCCTCGCCGTCCTCCTCATCTGTCTGCACACTGCTGTCTGCCATCTTCCGTGCTGCAAAGGTCTCTTTCTCGTAGGCATCCCTCAGCCGTGGCATCGAGTTCCTCTTCTTGATGCCCCGGCCGGGCTCCCAGGACTCCTCCACTTGAAGTGACATGTCCGAGGCTGAGCTGCTGAGTGGCCGCTGTGGCATGGGGTAGCGGGGACCAGCAGGCCCCTCTGGGGGTGTCTGGCCCGGTGGGGGCCATGCCTGCCCATTGTGTGGCAGCACCCGCAGCGCCTCAGCGGGCCCCTCGGGCGGGCGAGCAGTGGGCTCCACGGGAGTGGGGAAGATGGTCTTCTGCCgcttctgctcctccagctgctgctgcagctggtgctggagctgatggatgtgCTCGAGCTGGAGGCGCTGCTGGGCGAGCTGCTCCCGTTGCAGTGCCAGCTGCGCAtgccgctcctcctgctgctgctgcagcacctgctgcttgatgcactgcagctcctgcagctcccgctgcaccagcagctgctccttctcccGGTGCCGCTGCAGCTCGGCGCGCTCCCGCTctagctcctcctgcagccgcAGCTGCCgcagcttctccagctccaCACGCTCCCGCTCCAGCTGCAGCACGTGCTCCTGCTGCTTGCGCTGACGCTCCTCTTCCCGCTCCCGCTCCTCCCGCTGAGCTCCATCCAGTGATGGCTTGGGCGCTGTGGCCACTGGCCCACCCTCCTtgggggctgctggtgctgctggtgcctcTGCACGGGGGGCAGCTGGTGGCggctctgctctctgcaagCCACTGGCAGGTGCGGCGGGGGCAGCAGGTGCtttggcagcaggagcagctcccaccGCTGCCGGTGCTGTGCTGGCGATGGGCTTCCCCAGGTAGACGGGTGTCTCCATCATGGAGGCTGCTGGGGCCGGCCGGCTTGGGGCCGGGAAGCGGTAGAGGCCTTGTGTCGCAAGCGGGACACGGGGGGTGACAACTGGCAGCCTGGCCAAGCTGGTCAGTGGGACTGCTGCCACACCGCCCGGGCCATAGGGTCTATACAGCCCACGCAGCATGGGCCGCAGCACCGAGGCTGGCTGGGTGGTGATGGGCAGTGTGGAGGCAATGGGGGTGTTGATGGTGGAGTAGATCATGCCGTCAGCGGCCCGCACGGTTGCGGTGGAAGGAAGCATTTGCCGGATGGCACCCAGGCGGACACCAGGAACGTTGTACTGTGCCAGGTTGCTGAAGCCCTGTCGTCCCTCAGGGAAGGTGGGGTTGTACATCCCACTGGGTTTGGGGGCTACAGGGCCCTGCTGCGGAGCTGCcagcccccctgtgcccccctgcCCGGTGCTGGGGCCGTAAGGCAGCACATCAGGGCCATTGGCATGCCGGCCCCCGTACTGGTCCATGGAGTTGAGGGCAGCACACATGCGGCTGATCTCACGTGCCGTGGTGGCACTGTAGTGGGCCAGGCTGGACTCCTGGAAGCTGGCCAGGTCCCCCCGGTGTGAGAAACGGTAGTCGGAGTAGATGTTGGAGGCTGAGCTGTACCTCCGCATGGGGAAGGGGTGACTCAGCAGCTCTCCTGGTTGGCGAAGGTCGGAAAAAGAGCCGTACTGTGGCCCCTGGCCCAGGTAACCCCCCTCGGCAAAGCCCACACTGTAGGAGTGCTTCATGGTGCTGAGGTCTACAGCGGCATCacctgctggggcagggaaggacTGATCCCCCTTTGTGTGGTAGTAGCTCATCCCGATTTCAGAGAGGTTCGTGTCTGACATGGAGGAGTAGAGTCGTCCGAAGGCGCTGGCTGGGTAAAACTTCTGCTCCTCGTAGAGCGCAGGTGCCGGGGCTGGCTGCTCCCGGTAAGGGAAGgtctctggcagctctggctctcTGCTGCCATACACTGGTCCACCAGCTTTCCGACCAGGCATCACTGCTGCCTCTCCGGTTTTCTTCTCTGGCATCTTGGAGGTGGGGTTGAAAGCACCTGTGCAGCTGCCACCGAAGGGGAACTTGTATACCATGTCACAGCAGGCCACCTGGCTCTCCGGCTT
The Taeniopygia guttata chromosome 12, bTaeGut7.mat, whole genome shotgun sequence DNA segment above includes these coding regions:
- the BSN gene encoding protein bassoon isoform X2, with the translated sequence MGNEASLEGGGDDGQLPPAAAAAAGAPPPPAAAAAKPPSAPGGGGQLPPAAGPSTLRRPEQLDQAAGQRSASPSLAQTAPSSQSLREMRGRGQPGPAAEGPRRTLQVDARSQGSGRSPSVSPERGSTPTSPYSVPQIAPLPSSTLCPICKTTELTSSPGQPNFNACTQCHSKVCNQCGFNPNPHLTQVKEWLCLNCQMQRALGMDMTTAPRSKSQQQLHSPSPSPSQSPAKHPQPPAADKTPPAPRPLPQEQPKPQPTTPQREPHGQGQPKPQEAARSSPQHQARSSPQHQQAKPSPSEQRKTPGDARAKPAAPAPGAGAPEQPQEGLTGKLFGFGASLLTQASTLMSVQPEAPAPSQPSPGKVPPKIVFSDASKEAGPKAPGAQGRAGAAPAAKPGKAEQGVKPKEVPKARVSCPLCKAEINVGSSEPPNYNTCTTCRQQVCNMCGFNPTPHLVEKNEWLCLNCQTQRLLEGSLGDPAPMPLPTAKPPPTGSPRHQAPAAGQQRAPTPAPVPAEPAPPEQQPSPARSLRAAEQSRTPSPAPAEKKPPPPAEKKPPVPAEEKPLPKAAPEPSRAPESVAPKGKSMTPKPEVERKESQALPEAPRAKEQEDGSKPYPPDLSRSPQSLSDTGYSSDGISSSQSEITGLVQQEEEKLSSTGLAGQSPPSPSELTKLESSMRPLLEGRGAPTQSPERSKSRTEPQEDQRQQQRPRYLSITPEAFDSDEELEDILEEDEEWENQRERRESAESSDEFGSKLRHDYVEDSSEGGFSPVPPRSKGQEAEVTDEEFMRRQILEMSAEEDNLEEEEEGYVRTKYSIPKAGQKTEAEKGKEPASAKRRLPHGASSMYTEESKEVEAVEGDDLSTAQGGLRRFKTIELNSTTGYGREMDIGQEPDTSVDREPELEMESLTGSPEERSRGEYSSTLPATTPSYTSGTSPTSISSLEEDSDSSPSRRQRLEEVKQQRKARHRSHGPLLPTIEDSSEEEEMREEEELLREQEKMREVEQQRIRSTARKTKRDKEELRAQRRRERSKTPPSNLSPIEDASPTEELRQAAEMEELHRSSCSEYSPSIDSEAESFDAVASKLYKSGSEYNLPTFMSLYSPTEKVESAASQPISKPLKSAEEAYEEMMRKAEMMQKQQVQQAQPASSYSSTYQQVGYRSTEGQNGFDYQYGEEYQYDSGLTHPSQPDYSSALPKAGAVYEEILQTSQSISRMHQSSSFDLALKKGEKVKGQEEAYQEKRFLNAESAYADLLKQNGGPLTPGTSPTQLSAPVSFASSDSSTGKIIPDVRVTQHFAKEGQDLAKLQSAPATPSPVSKATTTPYAYSKGTSTVTTAAGSPGSALQSYSSPSPEAPSIAGRSYTPSKSTVSYGSQTEDATRTRTVEISVQTAREKIPAVSDSKPTLPKTYTFFKSSSPPLSPTSPTQSPTRTTKATAEFSTQTQSPVLSYDGPCAAGPDTSSSMVAQGTQTPHRAGSPRLTRQASSQDSPFMVITLAADAASQTKPVSSGASTSPTLSPTRPSRQLLAHGYTQTPEPEQPTGAYIRAQTVKDHAQKAPAVTSAADSITGLYSWGPLPAENISLCRISSIPGTSRVEPGPKVPSSNAVDLRTALKSAPIIITDQGMDLTSLATEARKYCLTLDHIPNRQSTAIQPLIINLNAQEQPHAIIAAASTASLAIASPMILSQSKQPMVYGDPFQSRMDFGQGTGSPVCLAQVKQVEQGVQTATVRASGVASGKPEPTAAPQTKFARYGMPGQMVKKDVLLTQTSGAQNASGLPQSFPPEPGSEVYRAVPVELKSQSPLLALGGKKSQVMMVQMEEAATGPVTKVLKEEVPANVLDLTGVKPESQVACCDMVYKFPFGGSCTGAFNPTSKMPEKKTGEAAVMPGRKAGGPVYGSREPELPETFPYREQPAPAPALYEEQKFYPASAFGRLYSSMSDTNLSEIGMSYYHTKGDQSFPAPAGDAAVDLSTMKHSYSVGFAEGGYLGQGPQYGSFSDLRQPGELLSHPFPMRRYSSASNIYSDYRFSHRGDLASFQESSLAHYSATTAREISRMCAALNSMDQYGGRHANGPDVLPYGPSTGQGGTGGLAAPQQGPVAPKPSGMYNPTFPEGRQGFSNLAQYNVPGVRLGAIRQMLPSTATVRAADGMIYSTINTPIASTLPITTQPASVLRPMLRGLYRPYGPGGVAAVPLTSLARLPVVTPRVPLATQGLYRFPAPSRPAPAASMMETPVYLGKPIASTAPAAVGAAPAAKAPAAPAAPASGLQRAEPPPAAPRAEAPAAPAAPKEGGPVATAPKPSLDGAQREEREREEERQRKQQEHVLQLERERVELEKLRQLRLQEELERERAELQRHREKEQLLVQRELQELQCIKQQVLQQQQEERHAQLALQREQLAQQRLQLEHIHQLQHQLQQQLEEQKRQKTIFPTPVEPTARPPEGPAEALRVLPHNGQAWPPPGQTPPEGPAGPRYPMPQRPLSSSASDMSLQVEESWEPGRGIKKRNSMPRLRDAYEKETFAARKMADSSVQTDEEDGEERFMLSRRRRTRRSADCSVQTDEEDSGEWEQPVRRRRSRASRHAEASTEGKTDGATRTASVGIQTISDCSVQTEPDQLLRVSPSIHITTHDPRVEIVKYISAPEKTQRGESLACQTEPEPAPQPGVVVPQLTVPTTIPPYSTNLQIVSTGPLDPHTVRQQTLGKFEKKKPDPLEIGYQSHLPAESLSQLVTRQPPRSPQVLYSPVSPLSPHRLLESSFATSERLNKAHVPPQKHFTTDLAQRQQTLPRPIKTMQRSLSDPKPISPTSEEAGKDRFSLYQHPLLPSSQVGGLQSSSLARKVKRTLPSPPPEEPHVPLASPAASQLYLSSLAPKATAPVTKASLLKELDRDLRLVEHEATKLRKKQAELDEEEKEIDAKLKYLELGITQRKESLLKDRVGGRDHPYLRYPGDRRDYLSDSELHSLRLAAYDSAGLRPAGQYPDYNAAAAAAAAAAAAASYGAYPYPAPQGPTAFPPPRLQHPQYPTASTSQDGLPAAPLPTFTSPGGFSAPGAAYPELGTPAQPGFQPQNPYQAPSAFAGAAAVPAAQPTLYQSPADIAGGHQKPRQTSLADLEQKIPTNYEVISAATSSSAVPDVTLSTAPASSGYEQYKAPETRPAERTSTAPGPSASYSSESLYTSLEQNIPRNYVMIEDISELTKESPAVDGQKAEPVGTSTDSRHSREKSDLGDTEGSSRPCCYTKAEEESEEDIYDHHGPDHRGKNSYYRGTESNGRVSGSSTSSSYYYGDSEYRHSSRMDKHSSGTPLPKHSSKNLAPAVISSKRSKHRKQGMEQKISKFSPIEEAKDVESDLASYSTTTSIGSSNVASRAKKLQDEITYGLKKNVYEQQKYYGVSSRDLVDEEERVYSSSSRTRSSGYGVEKSSSREMGGRSKSYERESMERSQKVSSKPSSLSMSQSRGRAPMRSQPSEEESPVSPMGKSVGGSRTAGGPGPQSAGDPCSQFCSSHSLPDVQKHIKDVPRSHSYKHEEGYGMDDAHCVVSDSEAYHLGQEETDWFDKPREARAERVRHYGGHSSSQKRPPVKHTYHDYDEPPDEDPWQHDDYPQHREHRHHREYDRHAGSSRHASDEPPRRSSKQHPRESGRHEPRGHGPSAGPKKAQQPESRAPYGPSSADYAPSSRPAAHHHGTETPKAQKPSQPHGSATPAPKPEPLTHPQQPAARQQQAGQPAARQQPAARQAAQPASSAQPDTRGRTQGPPSSRPPQQQPGPAQAAGKAPATLHAQPGGHPAPATKVEPTDTSKPAAKVPQQPGRAPSAQPLGAADSKAGPRAAGPRGPAGMATGQPGGEGESVFSKILPGGAAEQAGKLTEAVSAFGKKFTSFW